The following coding sequences lie in one Vanessa atalanta chromosome 1, ilVanAtal1.2, whole genome shotgun sequence genomic window:
- the LOC125077947 gene encoding heat shock protein Hsp-12.2-like produces MSLMPYWLRHLRNVAYRDPVARILEDPFAVFAKDPFFRDPVKFIRQISAPLEKEQHGIEGIYSDSEIKVDGKKVEVHLDVQNFTPEQIEVKTVGNEIMIEGKKEIKREDGWTKSHFERRFLLPEGFPPERVECHLDKGKLKLVAFRAEPLPERKIPIQDKSADDKA; encoded by the coding sequence atgtcTCTTATGCCATATTGGTTGCGTCATTTGAGAAATGTGGCTTACCGGGATCCAGTTGCAAGGATTTTAGAAGATCCATTCGCTGTTTTCGCCAAAGATCCTTTCTTCCGCGATCCGGTGAAGTTTATCAGACAGATTTCGGCCCCTCTGGAGAAAGAGCAGCATGGAATCGAAGGAATCTACTCCGACTCAGAAATCAAAGTGGACGGAAAAAAAGTTGAAGTGCATTTGGATGTTCAGAATTTTACACCAGAACAGATCGAGGTGAAAACAGTCGGTAACGAGATTATGATAGAAGGCAAGAAAGAAATTAAGCGCGAAGATGGATGGACGAAGAGCCACTTCGAAAGACGTTTCCTGTTACCGGAGGGCTTTCCCCCAGAGAGGGTCGAGTGTCATCTTGATAAGGGAAAACTGAAGTTAGTGGCGTTTAGGGCTGAACCACTCCCGGAACGAAAAATACCAATTCAAGACAAATCTGCAGATGATAAGGCCTAA